The nucleotide window TGTAAGATTTCTTTTACCGTCTTTGAAACGATTTTACCGTCTGCCCGGCCCTGAACAAGGGGCATGACCATCTTCATGACATCGCCCATCTTCAGTGAAACCGAATCGGCGCCGGCAATGGCCTGTCGTACGACATGGGCTACTTCCTCAGCGCTGAGCTGCTGCGGCATATACTTTTCCAACACGGCAATCTCCGCCTTTGTCCGATCCGTCAGATCGGTACGACCGGCCTTTTCGAACTCGGCAAGCGATTCCTTCCGCTGCTTCATTTCTTTGACGATGACAGCACCGACACCGACGTCGTCAAGCTCGCATTTTCCGTCAATCTCCGCGTTGCGAATCGCCGCGCGAACCATGCGGATAACGGAAAGCGCCGTCTTGCCGGCTTCTTTCGCCTTCATCGCGTCTTTCATGTCCCGTGTCAGATCTTCCTTTAGAGACATGGTATCACCTTCTCACCCGACATTCGCTCATGCTCTGAATTTACGCTTCCGTGCTGCTTCGGATTTTTTCTTTCTCCGCACGCTCGGTTTTTCGTAATGTTCGCGTTTGCGAACTTCGGAAAGAACTCCTGCCTTTTGGCAAGAACGCTTAAAACGGCGCAAAGCGCTGTCTAACGTTTCATTTTTACCAACTCTGATTTCTGCCATATCTATCCCTCCCTCCAACCTTTGTTCGGGAGTGCTGTTACTGCACACATAAAAATTATACTCAAAAACTGTATTTTTGTCAATTCGGCAAATGCCGTGTACGGCGTGTTGAAGCCTCTCTTCATTCTGATTGCAGAAATTTGCCGAATACATAATTTCCGTATGCCAGACCTGCCGAACTGAGCCGACAGCCCCGTTCCGTTCCCGTAATCAGGCCCTGTTTTTCCAGGCTTGCCAGAACGCGTCCAAAGGGTTCCGTTATGGCACAACCGAACTGAGCGGCGAATTTCACATAATCGATGCCGTCTTTCATGCGCAGTGCCAAAAAGCAGTAATCTTCCATCGCCCGCTGTCGCGTGATCACCGTTTCTTCAGCGGCGACGGTTTCCCGGCCGGCGCGCTCGCAATATGTCGGAATATTGGCAATATTGCTCCAACGCCGGTTCCCGACAAAGGAATGCGCCGAGACGCCGAACCCGATATACGGCAAATACTGCCAGTATTTGCTGTTATGCCGGCTGCGCCGGCCTTTTACGGCATAACTGGAAATTTCATAATGCTCGAAACCGCCGGCCGCCAACTGACGCCGCACGATTGCTCCCATCGCTTCTACCGCCGCGGCGCCGGGCAAGGTGACCTTGCCGCCGGCAACAAGACGTTGCAACGGCGTGCCGTCTTCGACAATCAGACTGTACACGGAAGCGTGTACGACCGGCAGTTGCAGCAGCCGTCTTACGCTGGCCGCCACATCGTCCGTCGTCTGACCGGGCAATCCGTACATTAAATCGACAGAAATGTTTTTGATGCCGCCTGCGACAGCCGCCGTCACGGCTTCACGCGCCATCGCCGCCGTATGGGCACGCCCCAGCGAACGCAGGAGCCGATCGTCGAAAGTCTGAACGCCGAAACTGAGGCGATTAACACCTGCCGCGGCCAAGTCTGCCGCATAGGCGCCGTTCAAACTCTCCGGATTGCCTTCAAAGGTAACCTCCGCTTCCGGCACGACAGTAAAGGTCTTCCGCACGGCGGTCATAATCCTCACTGCTTCCGCCGTCGACAAAAGAGACGGCGTGCCGCCGCCAAAATAAACGGTATCGACGACGGCCCCGCCATACGGAGAAGCGCCGATCTCACGGCACAACGCATCGACATAGGCCTCTTTATAGCGCAAAATCCCGCCATATGACGGGAAATCGCAATAAAGGCACTTCTGCTTACAAAAAGGGATATGGATGTACACGCCGATCATGTGTCATCCACTTGGAGGACAGCCATAAAGGCTTCCTGCGGAATTTCGACGCTGCCGACCTGCTTCATCCGCTTCTTTCCTTCTTTTTGTTTTTCCAACAGCTTTCGTTTCCGTGAAATGTCGCCGCCATAGCATTTTGCCAAAACATCTTTACGTAAAGCCGCGACATTCTCACGGGCAACGATCTTATTGCCGATGGCCGCCTGAATCGGAATCTGGAAAAGCTGCCGCGGAATCAAGCCGCGCAGCTTCTCGACGAGCGC belongs to Megasphaera vaginalis (ex Bordigoni et al. 2020) and includes:
- a CDS encoding GatB/YqeY domain-containing protein, whose product is MSLKEDLTRDMKDAMKAKEAGKTALSVIRMVRAAIRNAEIDGKCELDDVGVGAVIVKEMKQRKESLAEFEKAGRTDLTDRTKAEIAVLEKYMPQQLSAEEVAHVVRQAIAGADSVSLKMGDVMKMVMPLVQGRADGKIVSKTVKEILQNN
- the rpsU gene encoding 30S ribosomal protein S21; this encodes MAEIRVGKNETLDSALRRFKRSCQKAGVLSEVRKREHYEKPSVRRKKKSEAARKRKFRA
- the hemW gene encoding radical SAM family heme chaperone HemW; protein product: MIGVYIHIPFCKQKCLYCDFPSYGGILRYKEAYVDALCREIGASPYGGAVVDTVYFGGGTPSLLSTAEAVRIMTAVRKTFTVVPEAEVTFEGNPESLNGAYAADLAAAGVNRLSFGVQTFDDRLLRSLGRAHTAAMAREAVTAAVAGGIKNISVDLMYGLPGQTTDDVAASVRRLLQLPVVHASVYSLIVEDGTPLQRLVAGGKVTLPGAAAVEAMGAIVRRQLAAGGFEHYEISSYAVKGRRSRHNSKYWQYLPYIGFGVSAHSFVGNRRWSNIANIPTYCERAGRETVAAEETVITRQRAMEDYCFLALRMKDGIDYVKFAAQFGCAITEPFGRVLASLEKQGLITGTERGCRLSSAGLAYGNYVFGKFLQSE